A single region of the Nicotiana sylvestris chromosome 6, ASM39365v2, whole genome shotgun sequence genome encodes:
- the LOC104229355 gene encoding uncharacterized protein codes for MLLLSSSIPLSWGIFCSSQASLNCSFGVPFNHSKLQTSLRFTALKTRATFDENDQNSQASILIQEEENKQPNQEVEESVRVLKNAAKTRKVAAEEIMAAFSVIEKAKIDSSKFLETLGGTESPGRTWMLIFTAEKGLERGRYFPITAIQRFDAAAKRIENGVFLGPLGFLTFEGRFSWKNRILAFVFEQLRIKVGPLNPFNISIKGKDEREPSNKDKDPFFIWFYIDEEIAVARGRSGGTAFWVRCRRVGYS; via the exons ATGCTGCTGCTCTCTTCTTCCATCCCCTTGAGTTGGGGAATTTTTTGTTCCTCTCAAGCTTCTCTCAACTGCAGTTTCGGAGTTCCTTTTAATCACTCAAAGTTACAAACTTCTCTGAGATTCACAGCTCTTAAAACCAGAGCAACCTTTGACGAAAATGACCAAAATTCTCAAGCTTCCATTCTTATTCAAGAAGAGGAAAACAAACAACCCAATCAG GAAGTTGAAGAGAGTGTAAGAGTACTGAAAAATGCAGCCAAAACAAGAAAGGTTGCAGCAGAGGAGATCATGGCTGCTTTCTCTGTGATTGAGAAAGCAAAAATTGATTCTTCAAAGTTTCTTGAAACTCTTGGTGGAACCGAATCTCCGGGGAGGACGTGGATGCTTATTTTTACTGCTGAG AAAGGTTTAGAACGAGGTAGATATTTCCCAATTACAGCCATTCAGAGATTTGATGCAGCT GCAAAGAGGATCGAAAATGGTGTTTTCTTGGGGCCTCTTGGATTCTTGACATTTGAAGGGAGGTTTTCATGGAAGAATAGGATTCTTGCTTTCGTATTTGAGCAGCTTCGGATAAAAGTTGGACCATTGAATCCCTTTAATATCAGTATTAAGGGAAAAGATGAAAGAGAGCCGAGCAATAAGGATAAGGATCCATTTTTCATCTGGTTTTACATAGATGAGGAAATAGCTGTTGCTCGAGGACGGAGTGGAGGGACAGCTTTCTGGGTCCGTTGTCGACGTGTTGGCTATTCCTAA
- the LOC104229353 gene encoding WAT1-related protein At3g18200-like — protein MEFTPGKLKLVAALFVMVFCSAGLHIVSRIALNIGVSKIVFILYRNITALLVLGPFAYFLEKKDRPPLTFSLLVQFFFLGLIGVTANQSLYILGLYYTSPTYASAMQNSVPAITFVMASVLRLEEVHIKRRDGMAKILGTIASIGGATIITLYKGPPLLGGSGFSTDITTSPEKMLNRTLGCVYFIVQCLSYAGYMVLQVPMMKNYPAKLSLTTFPCFFGVIQLLVVTAFTERDPRNWRIQSGKEVLTILYVGIIFSGVVYSLVTWCIQKGGPVLTATFQPLQTVVVAVLAFVFLGNRLYSGGVFGGILIAAGVYLVLWGKNEEEKIANQDKEGATLRKHLLDQENTEECPVTVQV, from the exons ATGGAATTTACACCTGGAAAACTGAAGCTTGTTGCAGCATTGTTTGTCATGGTTTTCTGCTCTGCAGGATTGCATATTGTCTCAAGAATTGCTCTCAATATTGGTGTCAGCAAAATTGTTTTTATACTTTACAGAAACATCACTGCTTTACTTGTTTTAGGACCTTTTGCTTATTTTTTAGAAAA GAAGGATAGACCACCCCTCACATTTTCCCTATTGGTTCAGTTTTTCTTCCTCGGTTTAATAGG AGTCACAGCAAACCAATCACTTTATATCTTAGGGTTGTATTATACATCACCTACCTATGCATCAGCTATGCAAAACTCAGTTCCTGCAATTACTTTTGTCATGGCTTCTGTTTTAAG GTTAGAAGAAGTGCATATTAAGAGGAGGGATGGCATGGCAAAAATTCTTGGAACCATAGCAAGTATTGGAGGTGCCACAATAATCACCCTATATAAAGGCCCTCCCCTTCTAGGGGGAAGTGGTTTTTCTACAGATATAACTACTTCTCCAGAGAAAATGCTGAATAGGACGTTGGGTTGTGTTTACTTTATTGTTCAGTGCTTATCATATGCTGGTTATATGGTGCTTCAG GTTCCTATGATGAAAAATTACCCCGCAAAATTGTCACTTACCACATTTCCATGTTTTTTTGGAGTAATCCAGCTCCTAGTTGTAACTGCTTTTACAGAAAGGGATCCAAGAAATTGGCGAATTCAGTCTGGCAAGGAGGTTTTGACGATTCTATATGTT GGTATTATATTTTCTGGAGTTGTATATTCTCTCGTGACTTGGTGCATTCAGAAAGGAGGGCCAGTGTTGACCGCCACGTTCCAGCCtctgcaaacagtagtagttgctGTCTTGGCCTTTGTATTTCTTGGTAATCGGTTGTATTCAGGCGG GGTATTTGGGGGGATTCTGATTGCAGCAGGGGTTTACCTAGTCTTATGGGGTAAAAATGAAGAGGAAAAAATTGCTAACCAAGATAAAGAAGGAGCGACATTGAGAAAACATCTTCTTGATCAGGAAAACACAGAGGAATGTCCTGTTACAGTTCAGGTCTAA